GGTCGAGGTGGAACAGCACCCGGGTGGCGGGTCCGGCGGCCGCGGTGATGGTCAGCCCGGGGTTGCCGCGCAGCTGCTCGTCGTACTGCTTCTGCAGGCCGCTGAGCCCGGTCAGGTCGCCCGCGGCGATCGCCCCCTCGGAGGCCTCGACGATCTCCGCGGTCGCGGGCCCGACGGCGCCCAGGATGGGCCGCGCGAAGGTGCGGGTCGGCGCCAGTGGGAGCTGGTCGGGGACGGCGTTGACGCCCGGCAGCGCGCTCAGCAGCGCCAGGTCGTACGCGGGGTCCCCCTGGCGCACGACGATGGCCTCGACGAAGGCCTTCTCCCCCGCGGCGGCGACCCGGCCGGCGTAGGCGTCGGCGTCCATCTCGAGGGCCGTCGCGAGACCGCGGGCCGCGGCGTCCTGGCCTGCGGCGTCGACGCGGGTCTTGTCGATGCCCAGGCGGGTCACCGCGCGATCCTCCACGATCACGGCGCCACCGGCTCCCAGCACGTCGGCACGGGGCGCCCGGTCGCGCTGGACGGCCAGGGTCTCCTCGGCCGTGAGGTCCGGGGCGAGCACCGCGGGGGACCAGACCGGCTGCCACTGGCCGTCGACCCGGGTGAGGGCGGCCTCGGTGGTGTAGGTCCAGTCGACGTCGCCCGGGTCGACGTCCCAGGTGTGGGCGAGCGTCGCGGTCGCCCGGTCCTCGTCCTGCTCGTCCACGGCCACCGACTCGACGGTCACCGCAGGAGTCCACTGCTCCAGGGCGGCGAAGGCCTCCTCCCGGAAGGCGGCGGCGGAGGCCGCGTCCGACTCGGGGAGGCCGGACCCAGCGAAGTCGCCCGAGGCCAGCGCGGCCGCGAGCGCGTCGGCGGCGCCCTCCGGGCCGGGTTGCGAGGACGTGCACCCCGCCAGCGCGCCCATCGCCAGGCTGAGGGCCAGCACGGCTCGCAGCCCTCCGCGACCACCGGTGCCGAACGTGCAGGTCATCTCTCCCCCAGCTGTCGTGCGATCGCCCGCTGTCCCGCGTCGCCGCGGCAGACGTGGCGCTCCGCGCCTCCGACATCCTGCCTGACTGGTCGCCTCCGCGGGCCGCCACGTGGTTTCTCAGCCGTGATGACCGCGCTCGTGCTGGGCGTGACGCTCGGGCTCGAGCTGGAACGTCGAGTGCTCGATGGACACGGGGAAGTGCTCGGCCACGCAGGACTGCAGCGCGTCGAGCATCTCGGGGGCGTGCCCGTCGTGGAAGCACGAGTCCTGGACCACGACGTGCGCGGTCAGCACGGGCAGGCCGGTGGCGATCTGGGTGCAGTGCAGGTCGTGGACCTCGACCACGTGGGGCACGCCCAGCAGGTGCGACCGCACCGCCTCGAGGTCCAGCCCGCGCGGGGTCGACTCGAGCAGCACGTCCACGGTCTCCCGCAGCAGGCGCAGGGTGCGGGGCAGGATCAGCGCGCCGATCAGCAGGGCCACCACCGCGTCGGCCCGGTCCCAGCCGGTCAGCGCGATGACCACGGCCGCCACGATCACCGCCACTGACCCCAGCGCGTCGTTGAGGACCTCCAGGTACGCCGCCCGCATGTTGAAACTCGACGACCGCCCGCTGGACAGCACCGCCATGGCGGCCAGGTTGCCGAGCAGCCCGACCACGCCGAACACGATCATCTCGGTCGAGGCGACCTCCGCCGGGGTGAACAACCGCCGCACGGCCTCCACCAGCACGTAGACGCCGACCACCAGCAGCACGGCCGCCTGGGCCGTCGCCGCGAGCACCTCCGCCCGGCGCAGCCCCCACGTGCGATGGTCCGTGGCCGGACGCGTCACGAGCGACGCCGCGACGAGCGCCATCAGCAGGCCGCCCGCGTCGGTGAGCATGTGCGCGGAGTCGACGAGCAGTGCGAGGCTGCCGCTGAGCAGCGCTCCGACGACCTGCGCGACCAGCACCGTCGCGGTGATGCCGAACGCCACCGCCAGCCGCCCACGGTGCTGCCCGGCGGGCGAGCCGCTCACGTGGTGGTGCTCGTGCCCCATGTCACCTCTCCGACTCCAGCCTCTCCCGACGCGCGGCTGGCTCCTGCCGTGCGTCCAGCTCCTGTCGCGCTTCCGGGACCTTGCCCGTCGCCGCCCCGGCGCGCTTCAGCACCCTCGACCGTACCCGGGCCCGGTGTGCGCGAGCGGATCGGCCTCAGGGCTCCGGGCGCGTGGGCGGGCACGGCGGGGTGGCGCGGGGCCACCGGGGGCACCCGCCGGTACGGCTCCCCCGGCGCGGGCCGCGGGTCCTCTTCGCCACGGTTGGGCCACAGCGCCATGGCCCGCTCCGCCTGCGCGGTGATGGTCAACGACGGGTTGACCC
The sequence above is a segment of the Cellulomonas chengniuliangii genome. Coding sequences within it:
- a CDS encoding cation diffusion facilitator family transporter produces the protein MGHEHHHVSGSPAGQHRGRLAVAFGITATVLVAQVVGALLSGSLALLVDSAHMLTDAGGLLMALVAASLVTRPATDHRTWGLRRAEVLAATAQAAVLLVVGVYVLVEAVRRLFTPAEVASTEMIVFGVVGLLGNLAAMAVLSSGRSSSFNMRAAYLEVLNDALGSVAVIVAAVVIALTGWDRADAVVALLIGALILPRTLRLLRETVDVLLESTPRGLDLEAVRSHLLGVPHVVEVHDLHCTQIATGLPVLTAHVVVQDSCFHDGHAPEMLDALQSCVAEHFPVSIEHSTFQLEPERHAQHERGHHG
- a CDS encoding penicillin-binding transpeptidase domain-containing protein, whose amino-acid sequence is MTCTFGTGGRGGLRAVLALSLAMGALAGCTSSQPGPEGAADALAAALASGDFAGSGLPESDAASAAAFREEAFAALEQWTPAVTVESVAVDEQDEDRATATLAHTWDVDPGDVDWTYTTEAALTRVDGQWQPVWSPAVLAPDLTAEETLAVQRDRAPRADVLGAGGAVIVEDRAVTRLGIDKTRVDAAGQDAAARGLATALEMDADAYAGRVAAAGEKAFVEAIVVRQGDPAYDLALLSALPGVNAVPDQLPLAPTRTFARPILGAVGPATAEIVEASEGAIAAGDLTGLSGLQKQYDEQLRGNPGLTITAAAGPATRVLFHLDPAEGEPLALTLDVELQRSAEEVLAPVAPASAIVALRPSTGEVLAAASGPGGGGLSTATVGTYAPGSTFKVVSSLALLRSGLTPDSPLSCPATVTVDGRSFANYPGYPASALGEIPLRVALAQSCNTAFIGARESASQQALADAAASLGLGQEVAVGFPAYLGSVPSSAEGTDHAASMIGQGKVQASPLAMAVVAASVAQGERVVPRLVASAEAAEAPAAAPLTAAEAEALRGMMRAFVTEGGGTFLQDVPGEPVLAKSGTAQFGAQDALRNHTWMIAVHGDLAVAVFVEEGDFGSTTSGPLLESFLRAAAG